In Halomicrobium zhouii, the sequence TACGGCCGACATCTTTAGTCACGGTTCCGGAGTGGAAGACGGGCTGTTAACCATTACTCACGATGGTGGTGACACTATCGATGCTCCAAGAATTAGCATTGTCGGAGCATCTAGTACCTCCGATTTGAACCTTGTTACTGATTCAAGTGGGACGGGCGAGTACGTTTCTAACGACGAAGTCTCAGCTGGATCGACAATTCCCCTTCGCGTAGCCAACGGTGACACAATTCGCGTCGTGTACTCCGGCGAGTCTGGAGACAGTTCTTCGACGCTCGCAACTTGGGAAGGACCCGATGCCTAAGTAAAACAATGAATCTTAAACAACTCATCCACGAAGACGACGCTGTTTCACCGGTCATTGGCGTCATTTTGATGGTTGCGATCACCGTAATCCTCGCGGCTGTGATCGCATCGTTCGTGCTCGGTCTCGGTGACCAGGCACAGCAGACTACTCCGCAGGCGAGTTTCAGCTTCGATTACGACGGTACAACTAGTCCAAGTCCTGGAGTCGGTCTCTACGACGACAGCACGGGTGAGGGCGGTGACCTAACGGTTACTCACGATGGTGGGGACACTATCGCAGATGCTCGTGTAGATATTGTTGATGACGACGACTCATATGCTCACCAGTTTGGATCTGAGATCTCTGCAGGCGTCTCGACGACCGTGGAGGTTGACAACGACGATACGGTCAGAGTGATTTTCACCGGCGAATCTGGAGATAGTTCCAGTACTCTTGCTACCTGGGAAGCACCCAACGCCTGATTGAAACAATGGACCTG encodes:
- a CDS encoding type IV pilin, yielding MNLKQLIHEDDAVSPVIGVILMVAITVILAAVIASFVLGLGDQAQQTTPQASFSFDYDGTTSPSPGVGLYDDSTGEGGDLTVTHDGGDTIADARVDIVDDDDSYAHQFGSEISAGVSTTVEVDNDDTVRVIFTGESGDSSSTLATWEAPNA
- a CDS encoding type IV pilin: MQIKHLMQDDDAVSPVIGVILMVAITVILAAVIASFVLGLGDQAQQTTPQASFSFDYEQETSTADIFSHGSGVEDGLLTITHDGGDTIDAPRISIVGASSTSDLNLVTDSSGTGEYVSNDEVSAGSTIPLRVANGDTIRVVYSGESGDSSSTLATWEGPDA